One window of Chryseobacterium culicis genomic DNA carries:
- a CDS encoding sigma-70 family RNA polymerase sigma factor has protein sequence MTKDEELKSWIEQYSGPLLKRALYVLSNKEDAQDVVQEVFLAAYSAHDSFEGKSNPLTWLMAILNRKVADFYRKKYKSEPNVRLDHFFDETGSWKNNDVLNDWNVSGEGDELLDSADFTKTLEECIEELPSRWKILLKMYYIEEKKAPEVSQELSVSTTNLWKILQRSRMQLRECLEFNWFSKS, from the coding sequence ATGACAAAAGATGAAGAGTTGAAAAGCTGGATAGAGCAGTATTCCGGGCCGCTTTTGAAGCGGGCACTGTATGTACTTTCGAATAAAGAAGACGCTCAGGATGTTGTTCAGGAAGTTTTTCTTGCAGCCTATTCAGCCCATGATTCTTTTGAGGGGAAAAGTAATCCTCTGACCTGGCTGATGGCTATTCTGAACAGGAAAGTGGCAGATTTTTACCGGAAAAAATACAAATCCGAACCCAATGTCAGACTCGATCATTTTTTTGATGAAACAGGATCCTGGAAAAATAATGATGTTTTGAATGACTGGAATGTCTCAGGGGAAGGAGATGAACTTTTAGACAGCGCAGATTTTACTAAAACATTGGAGGAATGTATCGAAGAATTGCCCTCCAGATGGAAGATCCTGCTTAAAATGTATTATATCGAAGAAAAAAAAGCACCGGAAGTAAGTCAGGAATTGAGTGTTTCTACGACTAATCTTTGGAAGATTTTGCAAAGAAGCCGCATGCAGCTCAGAGAATGTTTGGAGTTTAACTGGTTTTCAAAATCATAA
- a CDS encoding DUF417 family protein — protein sequence MVGTVQESKNQLTRIGYYISLFGAALILLWIGIFKFTPTEAAAIKPLVENHFLTFFVYKIISVQAVSNLIGTIEIIIALLLIFSAKFAVLKKYAGIGMMVTFLVTLSYLFTTPGMWKIVDGVPVTDFFILKDLMLLGFGFMIVQK from the coding sequence ATGGTCGGAACAGTACAGGAATCTAAAAATCAATTAACCCGAATCGGGTATTACATTTCGCTTTTCGGAGCAGCGCTTATATTGCTTTGGATTGGTATCTTCAAATTTACCCCTACAGAAGCTGCTGCCATAAAACCTTTGGTAGAAAACCATTTCTTAACTTTTTTCGTATATAAAATCATAAGCGTCCAGGCAGTGTCAAATCTTATCGGAACGATAGAAATTATCATTGCATTACTCCTGATATTTAGTGCGAAATTTGCTGTATTGAAAAAGTATGCAGGGATAGGAATGATGGTAACTTTTCTGGTAACCTTAAGCTATTTATTTACAACACCGGGAATGTGGAAAATAGTAGATGGAGTGCCTGTGACGGATTTCTTTATTTTAAAAGACCTTATGCTTTTAGGATTCGGATTCATGATCGTTCAAAAATAA
- the msrB gene encoding peptide-methionine (R)-S-oxide reductase MsrB, with amino-acid sequence MKNIFIVLGIILGIAVFAAGSGLFKKTKPNVVEIKKENEKIMDNKNVREIYFAGGCFWGTEHFFQQIRGVVGTEVGYANGNTQNPTYEEVVSHTTGFAETVKVKYDPEQVDLKLLIDLYFKTIDPTSKDQQGNDRGNQYRTGIYFTNKTDEAVVKDEVLKLAKNYNKPLLVETIPLKNFYKAEDYHQDYLDKNPGGYCHIEPGLFEMAKKANPLPKPAYHKQDKKALKEKLTAEQYNVTQENGTERPFQNEYWNETREGIYVDITTGEPLFISTDKFESGCGWPSFSKPITKALIDEKLDRTHGMDRVEVRSKTGDAHLGHVFTDGPQDKGGLRYCINSASLKFIPKAEMESKGYGKYLPLLDKK; translated from the coding sequence ATGAAAAATATATTCATTGTACTCGGAATCATTCTGGGTATAGCAGTATTTGCTGCGGGATCAGGGCTTTTTAAGAAAACGAAGCCTAATGTAGTGGAAATTAAAAAAGAAAATGAGAAAATTATGGATAACAAAAACGTTAGAGAGATTTATTTTGCAGGTGGATGTTTCTGGGGAACAGAACATTTTTTTCAACAGATTCGAGGAGTGGTAGGAACAGAAGTGGGTTATGCCAATGGGAATACTCAAAATCCTACTTATGAAGAGGTGGTAAGTCATACAACAGGTTTTGCTGAAACGGTAAAAGTAAAATATGATCCGGAACAGGTGGATCTGAAACTGTTGATTGATTTATATTTCAAAACCATTGATCCTACAAGTAAAGATCAGCAGGGAAATGACAGAGGAAACCAATACAGAACGGGAATCTATTTCACCAATAAAACAGATGAAGCTGTGGTAAAAGATGAAGTTCTGAAACTGGCAAAAAATTATAACAAGCCATTGCTTGTAGAAACAATTCCATTGAAAAATTTCTATAAAGCAGAAGATTATCATCAGGATTATCTGGATAAAAATCCAGGCGGATATTGTCACATTGAACCAGGACTTTTTGAAATGGCGAAAAAAGCCAATCCGCTTCCAAAACCAGCTTATCATAAACAGGATAAAAAAGCTTTAAAGGAAAAACTGACTGCAGAACAATACAATGTCACTCAGGAAAACGGTACAGAAAGACCTTTTCAAAATGAATATTGGAACGAAACCCGTGAAGGAATTTATGTAGATATTACCACCGGAGAACCTTTGTTTATTTCTACCGATAAATTTGAATCCGGATGTGGATGGCCAAGTTTCTCAAAACCTATTACAAAGGCTTTGATTGACGAAAAGTTGGATCGTACCCATGGAATGGATAGAGTAGAAGTAAGAAGTAAAACCGGTGATGCCCATCTGGGACACGTTTTCACAGATGGACCGCAGGATAAAGGAGGACTTCGCTACTGTATCAACAGTGCTTCTCTGAAATTTATTCCAAAAGCAGAAATGGAGAGTAAAGGATACGGAAAATATCTTCCATTGTTAGATAAAAAGTAA
- a CDS encoding ABC transporter permease, with translation MIKLLKLEYYKNLNYKPFKVFTILYFAILVALLFIGLVDFDIFGGTINLKEQGIYNFPEIWNFTTWIVALLKIFLGLIIVFSISQEFSNRMFKQNTIDGLSRKEFITSKLLTISIFTIVSTAIVLGLTIFLGYQYSNTTESTKVFAEIFFIGNYLVKLFTFFCFLMFLSILLRKSVFVFLALFVFWIGEGILTAVETYSKVAGMQGAQRNEVLQNDFFITHLLPLESMSNLIPNPMMRLNMAKMMGLKYEFHYPTESLVACLVWCAIFIFGSYSILRKRDW, from the coding sequence ATGATCAAATTATTAAAACTGGAATACTACAAAAACCTGAACTACAAACCGTTTAAGGTTTTCACCATACTTTATTTTGCCATTCTTGTCGCTTTGCTTTTCATCGGATTGGTTGACTTTGATATTTTCGGAGGAACCATTAATTTAAAGGAACAGGGGATTTACAATTTCCCGGAAATCTGGAATTTCACGACATGGATTGTTGCTTTATTAAAAATTTTCCTGGGACTGATTATTGTTTTTTCCATTTCACAGGAATTCAGTAACCGAATGTTCAAGCAAAATACGATTGACGGATTAAGCAGAAAGGAATTTATCACTTCAAAATTGCTGACCATAAGTATTTTCACCATTGTTTCAACGGCAATTGTATTGGGTCTTACGATATTCCTTGGATATCAGTATTCTAATACAACCGAATCAACAAAGGTTTTTGCGGAGATTTTCTTTATCGGAAATTACCTGGTAAAATTATTTACGTTCTTCTGCTTCTTAATGTTCCTTTCCATTTTATTGAGAAAATCGGTATTTGTATTTCTTGCTCTTTTTGTTTTCTGGATTGGTGAGGGAATTTTAACAGCTGTTGAAACGTATTCAAAAGTAGCAGGAATGCAGGGAGCACAAAGAAACGAAGTTCTTCAGAATGACTTTTTTATTACCCATCTTTTACCGCTGGAAAGTATGTCTAATCTTATTCCGAATCCGATGATGAGATTGAATATGGCCAAAATGATGGGCCTAAAATATGAATTCCATTACCCTACAGAAAGCCTTGTTGCCTGTCTGGTCTGGTGCGCTATTTTCATCTTCGGATCGTACTCGATTCTGAGAAAAAGGGATTGGTAG
- a CDS encoding ABC transporter ATP-binding protein, whose amino-acid sequence MEKILSVKNLTKKFKRVVVNNISFDVEKGNVYGLLGPNGSGKSTTFGMLLSTINPTSGDWFWFGKKGTDPETLKKIGAIIEQPNFYPYLSAETNLKIVAEIKKTPYSRIDEVLKTVNLYERRKDTFKTFSLGMKQRLAIASAMLNNPEVMILDEPTNGLDPEGIIQIREIISEIAKQGITIIIASHLLDEIEKICSHVIVLKEGNSIYCGRVDEMTSNNGYFELKADNNTLLMNALNELQWFSSINQEGDLIKAQIRDDASISASAMNQKLAEKGIYLSHLTKKKLSLESQFLELVKNTN is encoded by the coding sequence ATGGAAAAGATTTTATCAGTAAAAAATTTGACAAAAAAATTCAAAAGAGTTGTAGTCAACAATATTTCTTTTGATGTTGAAAAAGGAAACGTTTATGGGCTATTGGGACCGAATGGAAGTGGAAAATCCACCACTTTCGGGATGTTGCTTTCCACCATTAATCCTACCAGTGGAGATTGGTTTTGGTTTGGCAAAAAAGGAACTGATCCGGAAACGTTAAAAAAGATCGGAGCTATTATTGAGCAGCCCAACTTTTATCCTTATTTAAGTGCAGAAACCAATCTTAAGATTGTGGCAGAAATCAAAAAAACACCCTATTCTAGGATTGATGAAGTTCTAAAGACCGTTAATCTGTATGAAAGGAGAAAAGATACTTTCAAAACTTTTTCTTTGGGAATGAAGCAGCGTCTTGCTATTGCTTCAGCGATGTTAAATAATCCTGAGGTAATGATATTGGACGAACCCACCAACGGATTGGATCCTGAAGGAATTATTCAGATCAGAGAAATCATCAGTGAAATTGCAAAGCAAGGCATTACGATTATTATTGCCAGCCACCTTCTGGATGAAATTGAAAAAATCTGCAGCCATGTCATTGTATTAAAAGAAGGAAATTCTATTTATTGCGGACGAGTGGACGAAATGACATCCAATAATGGATATTTCGAATTAAAAGCAGACAACAATACCTTGCTTATGAATGCATTGAATGAGCTGCAATGGTTTTCTTCCATCAATCAGGAAGGAGATCTTATCAAAGCTCAGATCCGTGATGATGCTTCTATTTCTGCTTCAGCCATGAACCAGAAACTGGCAGAGAAAGGAATTTACCTTTCCCATTTGACCAAGAAAAAACTATCTCTTGAATCTCAATTCCTTGAACTTGTAAAAAACACCAACTAG
- a CDS encoding AAA family ATPase, whose amino-acid sequence MKLIELAEELNVSAEAIKQFIQDFDLELVDCVSTNFEVKDDFEKFARENVDFLRLYEKDLDKNKTLEQIAEVIKQPKDKVEKVIKDNNLNIFDNGFFKSSISSYGIDNKLGGNYQFVYDYFGHKTSLKQRDFIGYRDLFFYTSTVLEPFLNPQQIKDWGINKPAGIILYGPPGSGKIFWANKIAEIIGYQFKEVKKHYLGTSLIDGNEINFSDFLLSMMKENKMLLFMDDFDEIMMQRRAENDIASCNLEAQELILHYIGKFEKEGVLMVGSANSVSEIDEEILAPGRFDVMIPIFPPNASERSEIILYAMTRGLEEDSLLYKILKNNKADKIPFWHEIASKMKAFSNTMLIDFTQSLKKRIKNLYQKTRNEKLKIDQKLLDSALRDAGSKLTEEYLDQVARFLTDAIINNFDDFQFRIQGLKNELETYRVVEEPVRAIGFQHNEEEDKG is encoded by the coding sequence ATGAAGCTAATTGAACTGGCAGAAGAACTCAATGTTTCTGCAGAAGCCATAAAACAGTTTATACAGGATTTTGATCTTGAATTGGTAGACTGTGTCAGTACGAATTTTGAGGTAAAAGACGATTTTGAAAAATTTGCCCGCGAAAATGTAGATTTTTTAAGATTATACGAAAAGGATCTTGATAAAAATAAAACCCTGGAGCAGATTGCCGAAGTGATTAAGCAGCCAAAAGACAAGGTGGAAAAAGTAATCAAGGATAATAATCTTAATATTTTCGATAATGGCTTTTTCAAATCTTCTATATCAAGCTATGGGATTGATAACAAACTGGGGGGGAACTATCAGTTTGTCTATGATTATTTTGGACATAAAACAAGTCTTAAACAAAGAGATTTTATAGGATACAGAGACTTGTTCTTTTATACCTCTACGGTTTTGGAACCTTTTCTGAATCCACAACAGATTAAAGACTGGGGCATCAATAAACCTGCAGGAATTATTCTCTACGGACCTCCGGGAAGCGGAAAGATATTCTGGGCTAATAAAATTGCTGAAATCATCGGCTATCAGTTTAAAGAAGTCAAAAAGCACTATTTAGGAACTTCGTTGATTGACGGGAATGAAATCAACTTCAGTGATTTCCTGCTGAGTATGATGAAGGAAAACAAAATGCTGCTTTTCATGGATGATTTTGATGAAATTATGATGCAGAGAAGAGCTGAAAACGATATTGCATCATGCAATCTGGAAGCTCAGGAGCTGATTCTTCATTACATCGGGAAATTTGAAAAAGAAGGTGTTTTGATGGTAGGTTCTGCCAATTCTGTTTCAGAAATTGACGAGGAAATTCTTGCTCCTGGAAGATTTGATGTGATGATACCGATCTTTCCACCTAATGCTTCAGAGCGTTCAGAAATTATTCTTTACGCCATGACCAGAGGACTTGAGGAAGATTCTTTACTCTATAAAATACTTAAAAATAACAAAGCGGATAAAATTCCTTTCTGGCATGAAATCGCTTCAAAAATGAAAGCATTCAGCAACACGATGCTGATAGATTTTACCCAAAGCCTCAAGAAAAGAATTAAAAACCTTTACCAAAAAACCAGAAACGAAAAGCTGAAAATTGATCAGAAACTTTTAGACAGCGCATTAAGGGATGCCGGATCAAAGCTTACGGAAGAATATCTTGATCAGGTAGCCAGATTTCTTACTGATGCCATTATCAATAATTTTGATGACTTCCAATTCAGAATTCAGGGATTGAAAAATGAGCTGGAAACCTACAGAGTTGTTGAAGAACCGGTAAGAGCAATCGGATTCCAGCATAATGAGGAAGAGGATAAAGGATAG